The genomic DNA CCATGGCGCATTGGTGTCGCACGCCCGGACGCCGCGCGCAAAGATCCGCGCACTTTGGACGGCCCCTTTGTTTTTTTGCGCTACACTTGACGAACGCACGGTCGACCGGGGACCCCGTACGTACCTCGCTCCGAGCCGAGCGCGGCGTCTGGAGTTTGATGCATCGAGCCGCTGGCGGTGAGCTTGCGCGGGAGCGGGCACGGTCGCGACAGCGCGAGGGAGCTGCTGAGGCAGATCGGTGAGGCGCTGCTTGCCCGCCAGCGAATGGTGTGGCGCGTGGAGGTGGTCGAAAAGCCTGATCTTCTATGGGACGAGCCCGATCTCGAACGCTTCTACGCACGCCTGGAAGACGAGTACGAGCTGCGGGAACGGGCGCTCGCCTTGGAGCGAAAGCTCGATCTGGTTTCCGGCACGGCCAGCACGGCGCTCGACCTACTTCAAAACCGACGCAGCCTGCGGGTCGAGTGGTACATCGTGGCACTTATCGTTGTAGAGATCCTGCTTACACTCTACGACATGTTCCTGCAGGGCTAGTTTCCCTCTCGTTCATTCACAGCCTCAAGCTTGGGCTGCCTGCTCCGTTTTGATCCAGGTAGCTGCTGACTTGTCACCAAGCGGCCTTGGGTTCCCCGCTGGGTACCGCCTCCAGTATCATGGTCACCAGCGGGGAACCTCAGTATTGATGTCCGGTCCCAAGCGAGCGGTCGAGACCGGGCCATGCAGGGTGGATGCGACCACCGGCGCGCTCAGAACCGTGACGACCGTTTGCGCGGTGGATCCTCTTTGCTGATGGTCTCAACGTGGTAGCCCGCCTTCCGGATGGCCTGGGCAATCAGCTCCGGTCGCCCCGCAATCGCATCGAAGGTGACCCAGACACGGGCATCGGTATGACTCGCCCTGGCGGCGACGACGCCAGGCACCGAGCGCGCCGCCGTCTGCACGCGGCGCTCACAGCTGCCACACGTCATGCCTTCGACGTTGAATTCGGCCTCGGCAAGCTGCTGGTCAACGTGCACCTGGTCGCTGGCGCAGGCCATGAGGGCGAGTACGAGCGCGCCGATCATGCAAAGCCGCGCGCTTCGCTTTGTCGCGCGCTTGTGGGCCGCACGGGGCATCGAGCCATCCTTGTACCACAGCTGCTTCTGGATGGCTCCGACGGCTCACTGACGGCTCAAGGTGGGCTCATCGCTTTGACTCCGGGGCGGAAGCCTGGCACAAGGCAGCGAGGCGAACGATGCAATACCGGAATCTAGGAGACAGCGGCGTCAAAGTCTCGGCGCTGTGTCTGGGCGCGATGACCTTTGGTGAAGCGGATGAGGAATCGTTCATGCACAGGGTGGGCACGGACGAGAAGACCTCGTTTGCCATCATGAATGCGGCGCTCGACGCCGGCGTGAACTTCATAGACACCGCGGATGTCTATGGTCAGGACGGCTTGTCTGAGCGTGTCATTGGGAAATGGCTCGCCAAGGAGCAGCACCGCGACAAGGTGGTTTTGGCCAGCAAGTTTCGCTTCAGCATGGGCGAGGGGCCGAACGCGTCGGGCGCCTCGCGCTACCGCATCATGCGTACCGTCGAAGACAGCTTGCGTCGTCTCAAGACGGACCGGATCGATCTGTACCAAATACACATGCAAGACATCGAGACACCCGAACAGGAGACGCTCCGGGCGTTGGACGATCTCGTCCGGCAGGGCAAGATCCTCTATATCGGGGCCAGCAACTATGCGGCCTATCGGCTCTGCGACAGCCTGTGGCTCAGCCGACTGCATGGACTGGCGCATTTCGTCACGCTTCAGGCGCAGTACAGCCTGGTTTGTCGTAGTCTGGAGCGCGAGCACATTCCACTGTGCCGTAGGTTCGGCACCGGGCTCTTGCCCTGGTCACCGCTCGCCGGTGGGTTTCTCACGGGCAAGTACCAGCAGGGGCAGGTCCCCCCTTCGGGAAGTCGACTCGAGCACTGGCGGGAACGCTACAAGCAATTCGACTCAGCGCGCAACTGGCGCATCCTCGACACCGTGGGAACCGTGGCCAAGGAAACAGGAAGCACTGCGGCCTGCGTGTCCTTGGCGTGGCTGCTCGGAAAGAAACACGTGACGTCGGTTATATTCGGCGCTCGCGACGTCGATCAGCTCAAACACAATCTCGTCGCCGCCGACCTCGCGCTGGATGAACCGTGTATGGCCGCGCTCGACGAGGCCAGCGCTTTCGATCTCGGCTATCCTTATGACTTTGCTAGTCGAGTGCAGGGCTCCTGGTAAGGGACTTGCCCTCGACCAAGACGTCACGCAGATACCGCGCGTACTCGGTGCGTCCAAGCTCGGCCGCGAGCGCCGTAACCTGTGCTGCATCGATCCACCCCTTGCGAAACGCGATCTCCTCTGGGCAGGCCACCCTGAGCCCTTGGCGCTTCTGGATGGTCTGGATGAAGCTTGCCGCCTGCTGCAACGCGTCAGGCGTTCCCGTGTCGAGCCAAGCGACACCGCGACCCAAGGTCTCGACGCGCAGTGTGCCTGTGCTCATGTAATGGCGGTTCAGATCGGTGATCTCGAGCTCACCCCGAGCAGAGGGCTTGAGCGCTGCCGTGATGTCGGCCACGTGCTCGTCGTAAAAGTACAGGCCAGTGACCGCGTAGTTGGATTTGGGCTGCGAAGGTTTCTCCTCGATGCTGAGCGCCGTTCCATCGCTAGCCAATTCGACCACGCCATAGGCTCGTGGGTCTCGCACGAAATACCCGAACACCGTTGCGCCCACGGATTGCGCAGCTGCTCGCATTAGCAGTCCCTGCAGGCCATGG from Pseudomonadota bacterium includes the following:
- a CDS encoding cation transporter gives rise to the protein MPRAAHKRATKRSARLCMIGALVLALMACASDQVHVDQQLAEAEFNVEGMTCGSCERRVQTAARSVPGVVAARASHTDARVWVTFDAIAGRPELIAQAIRKAGYHVETISKEDPPRKRSSRF
- the rfbA gene encoding glucose-1-phosphate thymidylyltransferase RfbA is translated as MIRKGIILAGGTGSRLYPMTRGIGKQLMPVYDKPMIYYPLSVLMLAGVQQVLVITTPREQSLFHALLGDGTQWGMRLQYAIQPSPDGIAQAFLIGREFIAGEGCALVLGDNILYGHGLQGLLMRAAAQSVGATVFGYFVRDPRAYGVVELASDGTALSIEEKPSQPKSNYAVTGLYFYDEHVADITAALKPSARGELEITDLNRHYMSTGTLRVETLGRGVAWLDTGTPDALQQAASFIQTIQKRQGLRVACPEEIAFRKGWIDAAQVTALAAELGRTEYARYLRDVLVEGKSLTRSPALD
- a CDS encoding aldo/keto reductase, with protein sequence MQYRNLGDSGVKVSALCLGAMTFGEADEESFMHRVGTDEKTSFAIMNAALDAGVNFIDTADVYGQDGLSERVIGKWLAKEQHRDKVVLASKFRFSMGEGPNASGASRYRIMRTVEDSLRRLKTDRIDLYQIHMQDIETPEQETLRALDDLVRQGKILYIGASNYAAYRLCDSLWLSRLHGLAHFVTLQAQYSLVCRSLEREHIPLCRRFGTGLLPWSPLAGGFLTGKYQQGQVPPSGSRLEHWRERYKQFDSARNWRILDTVGTVAKETGSTAACVSLAWLLGKKHVTSVIFGARDVDQLKHNLVAADLALDEPCMAALDEASAFDLGYPYDFASRVQGSW